The genomic DNA CTTCCCGAGCTTCGAAGCTACAGTGCTTTTAAACCACTTTTCGATGAGTTCTGCTGTAGAAGGAGACACCTTCCTCACACTCGTTCTTAGCTTATGCAACAAGTAGTAGACCTTCTCGCCTTTTCTTGTTTCGACGCTTACCCGCAAGAGGGCCTCGAGCTCGGGCTCCTCTGGGTACACTCCATGCTCCAACATGTGGTTTTCCACTTCAAACGCTCTTTCAACATCTCCGGTATTACAGAAAACAGATAAGGCAGGCCCATAGGACCGCAACCGAGGAGTTATGCCCAGAGATTTCATCTGCTTCACCATATCGAATGCCATGTCACCATCACCCATAGACATTGCCATTCTAGCCACAGAGGTTAATGTGGCCTCATTCATAGGAACATTCCTGGAATGCATTTCCTCGTATATCTCGAATCCTCTCTTGAGTGCGTATTCCTTAAGATCTTCATTCAAACGTATCGGTCCGTCCTCTTCCTTGGCATCCCCCATTCCATCATTCAAAGAATCACCACTAGCAGCACGTGCAGGTTCATCAGAATTCACGTAGTCATTATCGGACGGGTCTTCCCGAGGTAAGTCCAAACTATTCAGCACTCGAGAACCGCTCCCGCTTTTAGCAGGCTGAACAACACCAACAGCTGCAGAAGAACACAAGTACAAAAGAACCGTATAATGGTACTGTTCCAACCCAATCCCCTGTTCCCGAGCAGAATCGTACAATTCGATAGCACCCTTAAAATCTCCTCTCTTCGAGCACTGATCCAGCGCAACCCGAAGCCGAGAGTCAGGCGACTCGAGTTTACCGTTCTTCTTGGACTTCTTGCTTGAAGTGTCCTTATCCAATAATTTCACCTCCTCAGGTTCCCCATTAGGCTGAGAATCCAAACGCGCAGTACCCATCTCCCTCCTTCGCCTAAAAGAGCCATCTTTCCTGCTGTTTCCATCATCTGACAACCTCAAACTTCCATTACGTGAAGACCCATTTCTTACCAATGACCTCACGAGGTTCTTCAAGGACTCTCTATCTAACCTATCATCTACTCTAGGACGAGACCCGGAACTAGATTTCCTCCGAGTTACCAAAGTTCTCGACTTTATAGGTTCTTGGTCTGTCGTGGGCAGCTTTGCAAAGGGGGTGATGACATGCGGTCTAAGAGAGGGAGAGCAAGTGAACGAGTGATAGTCGAAGCTTGAAGGGTACTTACCGGGGAGAATCGAAGAGAGTCGTCTATGGTGGAGAGAGGTGAGGGTGACTGAAGAGGCGGAAGAGGCCATTTGTGGCCGTTAAGAGTGCTTCCCCTGCAGCCGATATCCCTcaatattatatgcatatacatataaaaatatacaatataattatatacatcttttttttttcggataGACATTTATTCCGTGGCCCTaatcattttcttattttcagaAATGCCCCAATCTGGAGGTGGGTCTTCTGAATTAGAGCTTGCAATTCGGGACTGTGGGGTGCTAGTTGGTCGATCACCGCCGTTCAAGCGAGGTCGTTTCTGTGCTAGAGATTGAGATcttaaaacaaaaacaaaaaaaaaagagaagaagaaggaaagattGTCATGTTCATATGCGGGGATTAGCAAGAGAGAGGAGGAGTgtggagaaaagagagatatATCGATGTGTATCTCTAATTCACTAAATTTTCCATAACAATTTTatctaaattcaaattatgAGATTCTTTTTTGGTGTATATCATGATATTTAGAAGCCCTACTGATTAATTCATTTAGAATGACACCCCATTAAGAGATAAAAATCTCCCAATTATGGATTCTCtcattatgaaattttattcacTTTAGATATATCCAGTTCGGATTTTTATTAGGAAATCAACCAGCTATAATTTTGTTTCCTTCGATCGGCTAATCGGGATAAGGAAATTCGTAGATCTCATATCGCTGAAGCACCTTCTTTCCGTGACAGTTAAAATTGATATGAATGTTGTCTTCATCAAATTTCCAAAATAGAGTTATTTCAAATAATGTACTGCGCATGGACTGCTGTAATTTGTTTTTGAATGTTTAAAATCCATGAAGACTTATAATTAACTTttgcaattttgtttttcggTTGaacttttgcaattttttaatagtatgcaaattatttttagtattaattaataaaattaatgagaaattgaaaagaagaaattgtGAGATGGAACGtagtaaaacttttttttttttcggtagtgGAATATAGTAAAACTTAATTGAACTAGGAGTTTAACAACGTTAGCAGggggagagagggggagagggagagaggggagagatTAGTGAATAAAAGGGAGAGAATTGCCGGAATGATGGGGAATTCTATGACGCAAtccataaaatttaaaaaactaattattaGTATTTTACTAAAGATTAAATAGAGTTTTTGATAATTTGTGTAATGGGCATGAGTCATGTACTGCTTCTTCGAATTGATGCATTCAGACATTGAAATACAAGTCGAGACGAAGAGGTCTGCTTCTTCTCGTTACAAGCTTAGTGAGAaagtaacatatatatttcgaAAGCCTCCAGAAAATTAACATCCGACGACATAGCTTGGGCCGAGGTGATAGTGTTCCAGTTGATTATAAGTGCACTCTCCTTTGATCAAAGGAATCGCCCAACAGATTATGACTGGCTGAACAAGGGTAGCCCTCCCTGCCGGTAAAACAGATGATGTGCGCAGACCGACCATTGAGTCGGGGTCTAACTCGATTCGCCACgtcaacaaattaaaatgcCAAGCGCAATACGAATACCGAAGTAATTAATACTTACTAAACGATTGACCATTGTAAATTCAAGACGTTATCCATTACCTTAAAAGGGATTTGtatgaattaaaatattaattagtgaAATCTcgttaataaaataaaagaaatggtGAGATGTGGGAGGGAGGTGAGAAATTTGAAATCGGAAGAGAGAATGACGATCATCATATATACAAGAGTACGAATTATTATTAACTAAAACACTAAAATAGTTCCGTGTACGCATATGTTATCAATGTCCCGATTATGATGTTACaaattacacatatatatacaataaaattataaataaaaccATATCCCAAGCCAACCCATATAGATAGGAGCTGTACATAAGTCCTCCTCTGGATCAACCCTTTTCGCTGCTGTACTCCTCATGTCAAGCTCGGGACATAACTGCGGTTGCAGTTTCGAGCATCATCGGAGACCAGACCACCCCTCGCGAGCGGATCGGCTTAGCCTGTGGGGCAGGCCTACTGCTCGCAGGACAGGTTGAACACTCAGTTTGATACTTGTTGGCGAATTTGAAGATGCTAATATCAGCCCTATACTCGATAAGCAATTTCCCACCGGCGTTGTTTGGTATCAAGTCCGATTACCGCCGCCTTTTGGAGAATCTCCCTGGTCTGACTGTTATGTGTAGTCCTAGAGAAACATAGTGCATCTAGCACACTTGACGTGTAAAAGGGCATGCCCGTAACATGGGTTCTTGTTTAACAAAGTATAtcatttcaccaaaaaaaaaaaatccatttcaTTTCGAGTTTAAAATTGGTGACGGAATTGGAATTGAAATGAGACAGAAAGGCAATAGAATGACaagttttattttctatttgatTTAACTCGGAATTGGAatcaactttatttttttttggcataaTTCCGCGTATACGTCTACGTCtacataaacatatatatatgtattatacgtgtatatatataatttttttggtagtatatatatatatatatatagatatatagatattagtATGTCTTCATCGGAACACAAGGGCTTTGAGACAGTACCAAAGGCTGAGGGTACGCCGCGAGAACTTACGCTTTGATAATTCACACTCTGGACAGCCCCCCCCAGAAGCCCCAACCACATCGCCCAGTAGGCGGGCGGATCTCGAGGCGTCATGTCAAGGCGTAACTTGGAGAGGGACGAAGCGAAGAAGAATTTGCAGCGGCAGTCCGGTCCTTAACCACAACGTGGTGTCCTTGCGGTCGGACGAAGACATCAGGACGCTCGAGAGCCTCCGTAGATTCTATAACTACAATGGCAACATTCGAGTGGATGGAAGGAGGCTCAGCAACGGAAGGGTATCTGCGCTAAGGCGCAGGATCCTGAAGGGACTGCTGGCCGATAAGTTGGTCCCATGACGTGACGTAaggatgcatgcaatgcagCGCAGAGATTGGATTGAGGGAAAAAGTTACGGTGGCTGCAGGTGAACAGGACCTCCTCGTCCCACCCAAACCCAGGCGGCGAAACAAAATCGACACGAGGCCTCCGTTGAGTGCAAATCTTACTTAGCCAAAGTGCAAACTTCAGTTTTCGTGAAACCTTCACCTTCATTTCTCCCGAAATCGATCTAGAATTCCTCACAAGTAATGCGTCATCCCGATGGCTCTTTAACCTGGTGTTTTGGAATATATATCACCAAACTGAATCCTacaaggaaagaagaaaatgaaagatcaTTAGAGCTAAGCATTACTGTTACTAAAGACTCAtgctactctctctctctctctctgtgcacTGCAACCTAAAAGAGTCGAAATAGACACTCATCTCCAATATCAGTATCGTCCTATAAGAATAATCCTTAATTCGGCCTACTTAGTTAAGTTTCGACCGGATACTTCTCCAATCAAGCGTTGCTGTTGCAGTTGCAGTTGAACATGTTGGTCCACTGCCAGCATCTAGTTTTAATTACTGTAGCCTGAAAGGGCCTGCTCGTAGGACCAAGTGAGACCACTGCTCACTGAATTCTGCTCATCTCCTGTTCTGTTTTCTCTCACCTGCTGTCCCGTTACTGACTGGGTCATACTGACCTCAAAATTCGGTTCTCGCCAGCCATCGACGAGTACTTTGTTTCCACAAGAGCAGGAAAGATATTTCCAACACTTCCCAGTATGCCATGAGAGCGTTAATGCACCTGCAGTTggcaaaattttcaactcgTGAGATCGGTAAAATTCTAATCCTAAATCTTTTAACACATCGATCCTCATACTGTGGCAACAATACACTTACAGTTTTGGCACCCGAGGAACACAAGCAACTGAACTAGTAAAGCTGTGCGTGAAAGATAGTCCTGTTTTGTTTTTCCATGAACACTGTTTACTGAATaatcttctatatatataacaatcaAATGATGAAATCAGCAGAATGAGAATACTCTTTGGGGTTCTATGCGAAAGAGGAAGTTAGTTATTAGCTTTAATTTCTCCGACCATAAAAGAGCTTATTGAGACAGTCCCATGATATTGTTAACACCATCCTCTCCTGTTTGCTATAAATCTCAGTCATGCCTTTATCAGGAGGCAACTGCACATTTGAATTACCAGCAGCTCACTCGACGGAGGAATTATTCTTGTAAGATGATTGGCACTCCTCAACCGAGCTGACTTTAAGTCCAGGATACCatctttcatcttttcatCTACTTGAGGCAGTAAAGTGATGTTAGGACCCAAGGATGTCTTTTAAAACAATCTGAGACACAGGACACAAAGGGAGAGAGGAGCCAAGGCTACTCCGAGATTTTCTACAAACTTAAGAAAGAGTTAAGAGCCTGCATTCTCCAGTTCCTCATAGATACAAACACCATTGAAAAAGATACAACTTCAATTCAAATGGACTTCTACATTGCAAAATAATCACCATGGAAAGTACAAACTTTTAGCGGAACTAATACCACATAAGAGCAGAGCAGATACATACACTACACACCTGCAAGAATCATTGCTGCTTCTTCCAACAGAACCACCAGCACTGAGCAAAGCTCCTTCGCGATTCGCATCTTGTGGTTTGGTTTGATTTGGATCATTGTCAGCTAACGGAGACCTTCAACCAGGACAATGAGTAAACTACTTACTGAGCAAGTCGATCATGGATGTTGCTCGAACATTGTAAAAGGAAATGCATACCTATTGATATATTTGGAAAGGCCCAATAATGCAGGGCCCCAATTTGGGGCAACAAGGAGGAGGAAGTAGCAGCCCTTGCATGGTTTCCCTGATGAAAGAGAGAAGACCTGTCCTCGAGCGATGGCATATCATGTCGGACTCGGATGAATGGTTGGGTTGGGTCTGATCAGGGACGAGAGGCTCACTAGTCTCGAAAGGCAGGCTGCTAAGCTGTTCAATGCCGTGGGGAGCGTCCATGACCGGCTGCACCAGAAGTGAACTCAACTCCTCAATCTCGCGGTGGTCAGTGTCTGGCATTTCAAAAATGTGGATGATATGGAGGAATTTGCCCGCGCTCACAGGTATGCCGGTGGCTTCGCCATGGACCGAGCGGGGCTCGACGACGAAGCAGTGAGGGTCCTCGTAACCTGCATCAATTGCAGTCGACTCCGGAGAAGGCTCGTGGAGGCATGACGCTCACTCTGCTCGATGACTTGAAGAAGGTTATCAACATTTTGTTCCATCTACAAATTGTTCTATCTATCTACCATCCCTCCTTCTCCTCCtaccttcctcctcctccacctaCGTTACCTATGTACGTACTATAGTTCATCTGTTGTTGTCCATCCTACCTCCCAACTTTCTATGGCTATAGCTAACCAACTGCTTGCTTTAATTCAGAATAGGTGTTGATCGAAGACCGAAACTCGCAGTTGAATTTCACGAATTCgtcctttttattatttgatcAATCAAGTCATATCTTCGTGTCACAAACTATACATTCAATGGAACAATCACTCAGTTGAGATCGTTGGTTGGTGATCTTGAGTACGTAACGTGATTCAATTAAGGAAGTAATAAGCAAGAGTCCTGCTAAGGATCACTACGATACAGTTGTACAGAAAATTCATTCAATGCACCTGCTAGtaagaaaaggaagaacacACATTCGTCATCCTTATTTGTGTGAAAGAAttacgaaaaagaaaaatgagaagaagaatatgtatatataaacatacAAGTTTACCACGAGCTCAGCTCAGCTCATGTGTATATACGTCAATCATAAAAATAAGGTTGTTTATGAAGCCAAGCATGCATTCGCATATATGGTTCATTTAGTAGTAAACGGGACAGGACGATTGATCAAAGGTATGTAATATGCACATCTACCTTAAGGTGTTGCAAGTACGGGGCAAAGGAAGTCAagcaagaatttgaagaagCACAACAAGGGTTCTTTCTCTAGTTCCCCTCACTTGAATATTCTCACTTAGAATATTTTGGCCCTTTAAGGGCGGTTCAAAAATATGGTTAGGAATCACTAAGTGGATATTTGTTACTTCATTCGTGAAATTCAACTACAAGTTACGGTCCCCGATCAAAATTAAAGCAAGCAGTTGGTTAGCTATAGCCATAGAAAGTAGGTAGGTATGATGGACAACGGTGGATGAACTATAAAACGTACGTGGGTAAAAcgtaggaggaggaggagggatgGTAGATAGATAGAACAATAgtagatggaaaaaaaatgttgagaACCTTCTTCAAGTCATCGAGAAGAGTGAGAGGGAGAGTGGGCGTCATGCGTCCACCAGACTTCCCCAGAGCCGACCGCAATTAATGCAGGTGATGAGGACCCTGCTTCGTTGTCTAGGCTTGCTCAGTCCACGGCGATGCCCCGACATACCTGTGAGCGCGGACAAATTCCTCCAGATCATCCACATCTTTGAAACGCTAGACGTGGACCACCGTGAGGTTGAGGAGTTGAGTTCGCTTTTGGCGCAGCCGGTTGTGGACGCTTCCCACGGTATTGAACAACTAAGTAGCCTACCTTTCGAGACTGGCGAGTCTCTAGTCCCAGATCGGATTGGTTGTCTGCAGGTGGAGGTCTCTCATTACCTTCCTAACAGTGGCCAGTTggtccttcttcttttttaaggACCAGAGACAGGAGCGCATGGCTCGGAGAAGGACGCGGCTAGCGTCGATTTGGATTACGGCCATAACAGGGTTAGGTAGCTATAGAAAGTAGGTAGGTAGGATGGACAATAGTGGATGAATTATAATACGTACGTGGGTAAAACGTAGGAAAATGAGGAGGGATGGTAGATAGATAGAATAATGGTAGATGGAACAAAATGTTAAGAACCTTCTTCAAGTCATCGAGAAGAGTGAGAGGGAGAGTGGGCGTCATCCGTCCACTAGCTTTCCCCAGAGCTGACCGCAATTAATGCGGGTGATAAGGACCCTGCTTTGTCGTCTAGGTCTGCTCAGTCCATGGCGATGCCCCGGCATACCTGTGAGCGCGGACAAATTCCTCCAAATGATCCACATCTTTGAAACGCCGGACACGGACCACCGTGAGGTTGATGAGTTGAGTTCACTTCTGGCGCAGTCGGCTGCGGACGCTCCCCACGACATTGAACAGCTAAGAAGCCTACCTTTTGATACTGGCGAGCCTCTAGTCCAAGATCGGACTGGCTATGTGCAGGCGGAGGTCTCTCATTACCTTCCTAACAATGGCCAGCTagtccttcttcttcttcagggaCCAAAGACAGGAGCGCATGGCTCGGAGAAGGACGCGGctgttagtgatatgccctagagcttgatttatgtatttggataatttattttatggtaataaagtttattctattattcgtatattgtctatgtttattagaataaagtccttaagatattttgaatgcttcattcttaagagttaagaatatgagtgacgaaaTAATTCGGTAAGAACATCTTTAAACTATTTACTATCGTAGGAGACTTaactggacattatttctccagatAGATCGTCACCTCTATTTGTTTCCATTATTAGTatacagatactaatgaagatggagtagtaAGTCTCGTGCTATTTGATAATTATTATCATGACAGATATGTGGATACTTATGTGATAAGTAGTCGAATGTGACGTGCATATAatattcatacggtaatttactaatgtcaatgaatgttgtctggatcgtattagtgcatatagtccttggacctgagatggaacgctatctcaagtataggtaattaggatttgctactgctaatgtatttgtgcttagcGTGAGTATTTGGCAGATAATGgtcctagttagttatacttggagttaggtgtcTCATCAAGACGAGATTCactaacctgagtaaacagggaaaatgtcctatggatatgagttttatTCTGGATCGAGAAATCCTCGGCCGGGGTAGATAGACTTGAATAGAAATGAGTTTCTGTTCAAGTGCTACggatctaagaatgaaattagagagtccatatgatcggctatagagtttggcatttaccgtAACTCTAGCTAGAtcgggatcttgtagtgaaaGGATTCAGTGCATGGTATATACGATCagaggttcatcagaatgttccaattatacattcgttatcttttggattgtcacgatatgctgctaggtgtcactcgtgaactttgggaatcaagggcattttgggaattatgcttTTGGTTACAGAAAGAGTTTCTAGTAGTATCAAATGAGTCGATACTATAAtcccattgccatttgatgatgaacctagttagtcacacacattgagcgtgtctaaatcgagaaaagaattaattctaattaaggaagttaattggaaattaattatcgaacgaggcttgcaatgtggttgcaagggtactagcacatcctgaagccgagttc from Punica granatum isolate Tunisia-2019 chromosome 2, ASM765513v2, whole genome shotgun sequence includes the following:
- the LOC116196915 gene encoding proteinaceous RNase P 1, chloroplastic/mitochondrial-like, which translates into the protein MASSASSVTLTSLHHRRLSSILPGKYPSSFDYHSFTCSPSLRPHVITPFAKLPTTDQEPIKSRTLVTRRKSSSGSRPRVDDRLDRESLKNLVRSLVRNGSSRNGSLRLSDDGNSRKDGSFRRRREMGTARLDSQPNGEPEEVKLLDKDTSSKKSKKNGKLESPDSRLRVALDQCSKRGDFKGAIELYDSAREQGIGLEQYHYTVLLYLCSSAAVGVVQPAKSGSGSRVLNSLDLPREDPSDNDYVNSDEPARAASGDSLNDGMGDAKEEDGPIRLNEDLKEYALKRGFEIYEEMHSRNVPMNEATLTSVARMAMSMGDGDMAFDMVKQMKSLGITPRLRSYGPALSVFCNTGDVERAFEVENHMLEHGVYPEEPELEALLRVSVETRKGEKVYYLLHKLRTSVRKVSPSTAELIEKWFKSTVASKLGKRKWDQKVIREVIRNNGGGWHGQGWLGKGKWKVLRASVGDDGSCKRCGEKLALIDLDPKETENFAESVAAIAIKRDWNSSFQKFQKWLDYYGPFEAVIDAANVGLFSQQRFLPSKVNAVVNGIRQKLPSRRWPLIVLHHRRITGPKMNEPVNRTLIEKWKNADALYATPTGSNDDWYWLYAAIKFKCLIVTNDEMRDHTFQLLGDDFFPKWKERHQVRFGFTDSGPVFHMPPPCSIVIQESDNGHWHIPITAEDGLEADRTWLCVTRANSGVVTQSEGMCSRNERSSIGAEKATEIGVSLKLEPTDRANDGNSTHPSQETYESLRNIFSASVPASHGTILSELEAAENLGNCTIDFQI